A genomic stretch from Arachis stenosperma cultivar V10309 chromosome 3, arast.V10309.gnm1.PFL2, whole genome shotgun sequence includes:
- the LOC130967132 gene encoding uncharacterized protein LOC130967132 — translation MSLSDLKNSILEKLGVLGCKWVKKLFYKIPMAVVSTGVQYETFAVKSDEDIRVLFYCVRSFSEIRIHELFAKLEVGVDSSGASAPVPCVASAGGASSSMPAVRPYLPPVQSPSFAADLEQMEVVGSVPLDHAAVMEPPNVVGTGGGLVPYLEDFGGPDQVENAMRDDESDQEPVDIDGDSDENTGGDPHAQHRPSSSASHQYPPHFSTLNLEALGQQEDSGNRVGRSSTEFEIGQSFQSKDEAVLSVKDYSIRRGVEYRVIESDHLKYHGKCKEFGKGCTWLIRVALRARKGTWEVRRYNGPHTCLATSISSDHRQLDYNVICARILPMVRADAAVTVKVLQQATEADYGFRPSYRKVWLAKQKAVAQIYGDWEESYAELPRWMLGIQATMPGTITVLKTSPVQIGGAVDESTVYFHRLFWTFPPCIEAFRHCKPLVSIDGTHLYGKYGGTLLLAIAQDGNSNILPIAFALVEGENAESWSFFLSNLREHVTPQEGILVISNRHNGIKAALEAPETGWLPPRAFRACCIRHVAANFALTFKGKDSKRLLVNAAYAKTEGEFYYWFDIMRTENPAMCDWANRMEYDKWTQHEDAGRRFGHMTTNISECVNSVLKGTRNLPVTSLVKSTYGRLAQLFVVRGQTAEAQLGSGHEFCQALVKAIDRNLRDSRCFTVTLYDRHQSEYTVAETTPTGTFSLGSYRVSLKDHRCDCGHFQALHYPCCHAIACCAYSRLNWASYVHEVYRMTEVFNVYKQGFLPPIPEGLWPPYDGPTIIPDPNLRRAKEGRPKATRIRGSMDQSQENQPKRCGLCRQPGHTRRNCHQRSQSGGGDA, via the coding sequence ATGAGTTTGTCGGACTTGAAGAATAGCATCTTGGAGAAGCTTGGCGTGTTGGGTTGCAAGTGGGTGAAGAAActattctacaagattcccATGGCGGTTGTCTCAACCGGTGTTCAGTATGAAACCTTTGCGGTTAAGTCTGATGAAGATATTAGGGTTCTGTTCTACTGTGTAAGGAGCTTTTCGGAGATCAGAATCCATGAGTTGTTCGCGAAGTTGGAGGTTGGTGTCGATAGTTCTGGGGCATCCGCTCCAGTTCCTTGCGTCGCTTCCGCGGGTGGTGCATCTAGTTCGATGCCTGCGGTCAGACCGTATCTTCCGCCGGTTCAATCACCTTCTTTTGCGGCTGACTTAGAACAAATGGAGGTTGTTGGTTCTGTCCCTTTGGACCATGCAGCAGTCATGGAGCCTCCCAACGTTGTGGGCACCGGTGGTGGCCTCGTGCCTTACCTCGAAGACTTTGGTGGACCTGATCAAGTAGAGAATGCAATGCGTGACGATGAGTCTGACCAGGAGCCTGTTGATATCGATGGTGACAGCGACGAAAACACAGGCGGCGATCCACATGCGCAGCATCGGCCTTCAAGTTCTGCTTCTCATCAATACCCTCCACACTTctccacactaaacttagaagCTCTTGGTCAACAGGAAGACAGTGGTAACAGAGTGGGTAGATCTTCTACAGAATTTGAGATTGGGCAATCGTTCCAGAGTAAAGATGAAGCTGTGCTCAGTGTGAAGGACTATAGCATCCGGCGAGGTGTTGAGTACAGAGTCATCGAATCGGATCATTTGAAGTATCATGGAAAGTGCAAGGAATTCGGCAAGGGTTGCACTTGGTTGATTCGTGTAGCGCTTCGTGCACGAAAGGGAACTTGGGAGGTTAGGAGGTACAACGGGCCACACACGTGCCTCGCAACTTCTATTTCAAGTGATCACCGTCAGCTGGATTATAACGTTATATGTGCGAGGATTCTTCCTATGGTTAGGGCGGATGCTGCGGTTACGGTAAAGGTACTTCAACAAGCGACAGAAGCTGATTACGGTTTCAGGCCTAGTTACAGGAAGGTCTGGTTGGCTAAGCAGAAGGCAGTGGCACAAATATATGGAGATTGGGAAGAGTCTTACGCGGAGTTGCCCCGTTGGATGCTAGGGATCCAGGCAACAATGCCGGGAACAATCACGGTGCTGAAGACGTCTCCGGTTCAGATTGGTGGTGCGGTTGATGAGTCGACGGTGTACTTTCACCGACTTTTCTGGACATTTCCACCCTGTATCGAGGCATTCCGGCATTGCAAGCCACTCGTCAGTATTGATGGTACCCACTTGTATGGGAAGTATGGAGGGACGCTCCTGTTGGCGATAGCTCAGGACGGAAACTCGAACATCCTACCGATAGCATTCGCCCTTGTAGAGGGGGAAAATGCAGAGTCGTGGTCATTCTTCTTGTCCAACCTCCGAGAGCATGTGACTCCTCAGGAGGGTATCCTAGTTATCTCAAACAGGCATAATGGGATCAAGGCGGCCCTTGAGGCACCTGAGACTGGATGGCTGCCTCCTCGTGCTTTCCGGGCCTGCTGTATAAGGCATGTGGCAGCGAATTTCGCCCTAACGTTCAAAGGTAAGGACTCAAAGAGGTTACTGGTCAATGCTGCCTACGCCAAGACTGAGGGTGAGTTTTACTACTGGTTCGACATCATGCGGACTGAGAATCCAGCAATGTGTGACTGGGCCAACCGTATGGAGTATGACAAATGGACCCAACATGAGGATGCTGGTCGACGGTTCGGGCACATGACCACAAACATCAGTGAATGTGTGAACTCCGTGCTAAAGGGTACTCGCAACCTCCCGGTCACATCATTGGTTAAGTCAACCTACGGGAGGCTTGCTCAGCTATTTGTGGTCCGGGGACAGACAGCAGAGGCACAACTCGGATCCGGCCATGAATTCTGTCAGGCATTGGTCAAGGCTATTGATCGGAACCTTAGAGACTCCAGGTGCTTTACTGTGACATTATACGACAGGCATCAGTCCGAGTACACCGTGGCTGAGACAACACCAACGGGGACGTTCTCTCTTGGTAGCTATAGAGTTTCCCTTAAAGATCACCGTTGCGACTGTGGGCACTTCCAGGCGCTGCATTATCCATGTTGCCACGCCATTGCCTGTTGCGCCTACTCCCGGCTAAACTGGGCGTCATATGTTCACGAAGTGTATCGTATGACTGAGGTGTTCAACGTTTACAAGCAGGGGTTTCTCCCACCTATTCCTGAAGGCCTGTGGCCTCCATATGATGGCCCAACCATTATTCCTGACCCTAATCTGCGGCGTGCAAAGGAAGGTCGTCCAAAGGCAACCAGGATCCGTGGAAGCATGGATCAGTCTCAAGAGAATCAGCCGAAGCGTTGTGGGTTATGCCGTCAGCCTGGGCATACGCGAAGGAACTGTCACCAGCGATCACAAAGTGGTGGAGGGGATGCGTAG